CAGGGAGCGAGCTGAAGCTGAAGGTCGCAGCAATTTCCCCTCCAGATTCGCAGTTGATAGTTTAGGATTGACTCCATGGAAATATAGTCTGGCCCGCGACCTGGTGTGAAGTGCACTACGCGATTGAGAAGCACGAAGCCCAGATTTTGTAGACAGATTGGTCAACCCTGATCGGATGGACGGCGACTTGACGATCCTGGATCTCATCGAGGCAGACTTGCTTACCCTGAACGCCTACTAGAGATAGACGACTGCGCATATGCAGACCGTCGGATGGATGACCTCGATTGCTGCGTTGAGGGTGCAAAGTGCGAGGAGGGGATGCGCGAATGACAATCCATTCGTTGGCGCTTCTACTCGAACGGGTTTGCTAATATCGGCGGGTGTTAGTTTTTTAATTGATTTCGACTTGGACTTGATCTTGTCTGGCCGCGATTGAttgttgcccttgcccttgcgtAGCAGACTGTTTGTCCGGGACGGGTTTGGAACAGGCATAGTGTTGGTGGGCGGCCAGACCGAACATCAGCCCCAAACGACCGAGCAGTCTTGCGCGATCGTTCCGTTCGGAAACTGCTTCCAGAGCCCCGCCTCGACAGCGTGGAGGTATTGAGAGCCAAGTCAGGCGTACATGGTTGCAACGGGGCCCGTAAAGGCGTAGTTTGCAAGGTAACAGTGGCTGGCGAACTGTGTGCTCTTTGCGCAAGGTTCGGACGAGAAGGCGAACGTGCGGGAACTTTTGGTGGAGCGGACGAAGGGACATGAAGCATGTTCCGAGGCGCCACATTCTCGATATGTAAAGGCTTCAAGATTGGCCGAGAAAGATCTGTCTTCAGTTCAGTCGTGACACCCAGTTCTGGAGCACAGAAGTCGTTTGATGTGATCTCCACTTCCTGAGGGCCTCCAAAAGATTGGATGTCGAGCTGGTAAAGCGAATTTGACCATGAGGACTGCCATGAGTCCTGGGGCACCCAAGAGAATGCGTTACATTGGTCGACAGTGTAAGTTCACTGGCAGATTCCGGAGTAGGCTGAAGTTGGCCAAGCTCATCTCGTTCTTGAGTGTGCAAAGGGTAAAGGGGTGAGTTTGAGCCATCAAGGGATTCATCGATGGTGCCGTGTGACCTATCGGCAAAACTCGTTGCATCTGTGGGGAGATTTTGCCGGACTTCAGCACAAGAATGAGTTGAAATGAAAATACCCCGCTCACCTTCAGTCTGGACTCCAACCATCGGGAACATGTTGGCCAAAGCTTCACGGAGCCGTTCGGCATCCTCCTCAAGAACCTCCGACTCCAAACTATCCAATAACCCAGCCTCGCTAATGGCAGCCATGGTATCCGACACCCCCAATTCCAGACCATCCATCATGCACGGGCTCGAGCATACACCACCATATTCAGAAGGAATATCAATGCTCGAAGCAAAATCTGTGCTGCCACACTCCCGCAGGTTCGGCACGGAGCCAGCTCTTGGCGGGCCGACTGTGAGGTATGATGTGTCGGGTGGCACGAGGGTAGAAGCCGACATGGAGCGAGAATACCTGTCGGATTTGGCATGTCCGTCAATCCCTGCAGGTAAAGAACTGCGGCGCTCATAGTTGTGCGATCTGGAACTCCGAATATGGACAAATTCTCGGTTGATGTCCGCTTCCGTGTCAAGAGGCCAAACGTCTTCTCCACCAAAAGATGGCTCCCAGCCAAACGTGGGGCCAGAAATGAGTGTTGGGGATGAACTGAGGCCAGCGGGTTAGCTGTGACGAAATCAAGAGGGGTAAAGACCAACATTTGAACCGAGCCGCCGTTCCTCCTTCGTGTCGGGCGACGGCTATAGCGGATGAATTGGCGATTAGAGTTTGATGGTATAGCGCAGAGAGATGAGCAAACTCACGAAAATCCACCAAAAGTAGATGGGAGAGGTATGGAGGGGAGAGTGGACTGGCGAGGAGCAGCCGGACGGGAGAGATCTTTGTCTGCTCGAAGATCGGAGGTGCCGGCCCACTGGTAGCTGTGCCGCTTGCCACGAAGCATGGCCTTGGCCTTGTTCACAAATGAGCCCATACCAAACGAGCGCAGAGCTTCAGTCTGCTCTCCCCATTGGCCAAATGGGCCAACGACCGGAGATGAAGGAGTTGTAGAGGAGCATCCAGCGCTGCTGAGATGAACAGGGGCATGTGGGGGTGAATGAAGGTCTGCGTTCGGTGTCATCGTAAAGAGCGTGAGGAGGATTAGGCTGTTAAAACTGGGTAGATATGGGCATAAACGTGTTGTAACTTTGTGATTTGTAGCAGCCGGAGAGGAGAGTCAGACGACCTTGTCCCGGCTTCTGATTTATACATGGGCTTGGTCAAAGTTCCGAAGCTAAAACGAACCCTGATTAGCTAACATAACCTTGTTTCGGTGGCGATACACAGTCGCAAagaaaaacaaagataaaaCGTGTACTGATACGGTAAAGTAATTGCTATGCACAAATAAATTAAATGGAAACATCGAAATCGAAATTGGCCAAGAACGAATAGTTAATGCGCCCAGGAACTAGTACCAGCCCTTCTTGCCTGGAGGTTGCATGTTCTTCGAGTAGTCGCGAGTCGGAATGACAGACTCTGTGATATTGAATACTTCAATCGCCCGCTGGAAATACATGCACATTAGCCGGGACCAAACAGGGCCTTGAAAAGGGCACTAACCTTCCACGTCGCCACGTCCAGTTCCATGACCAACTGTCGTTTCTGAATCCCGCCCTCAGCATAGTCGTTTTGATCCGGAGGGTCACATGCGTCTAAAACAACCCTTTAGACCACAAAACGAGACAAATTAAGACTTGCTCACAAATAAACGGCTCATCATCGACGACCTCGAACGCAATCTTGGCATCGCGTATCATAAACGAAACATAGAACATATTTTCGACCGATTGTCCGAAACTAGTCGGGTTGATCACAAACTTGAAAAAGTTGATCCTTTGACATTGTTCCAGCCTTCGATATACCTGTAGAGAAAAGGTTCAGGTGCTTGACTATCGGCGGTCACGCGCACACCCACAAGTCGCTTACCAGCTTGATATTTTCGCTCGTCTCATTTTCGGATCGTTTCAAGTCCTCGGCTGCGAGCTATACCCCCAAAGAGGCCAATTCAACACCCAAGATTCAGCGCAGGGGGAGCGCAGGGGACACCTCCTCGGGTTTGACTTCCTCTTTCTTATTCTTATCAAGCTTAGCGCGTTGTGTCGCCTGACGCTTCTTCTGCTCAACGACAATGGTCCTAGCATAAAATCCATAGCGGGTGCAGCCTTGCTACGCGCCATGATCTTGGGCGTCAACTTGCTCCACGCTAACCACTGGGGTCCATCTAATCCTCATCGTCGTCCTGCTCAGGCTGGACATCTGCACGTCGACCACCCAGGAACGTAACTAGTTGAGCAACAAAGTCTTGGTCGTCGAATCCACCCGCATCGTGTTTAAGAGATTTAGCCTTTTGGGTGGTCAGTGAGGCGAAATTGAGCAGGAGGTGGCTATCGAGTATAGCTTCCGACGGTCCCTTGACTATAATACAACTTTAGTTCCTGCTATTTAAGGTACGATGAAAGCGCCTGTACCTCTGCTGAACGCATCGTTCGCCCTGGTCAAAGCCTGTCTCATATCATCCATACTAATATGCTTCGCATCCTTACCATGCTCTACTCAAATCCAGAAAACTTAATACCAATTCACTCCCCAAACCATAACCCAAAACTCACCAATAGTAGCATCCATAAGTTGCCTGTAGGCAACCCTAACCTCGCGCTTCGCGCTCTCTGGCATATCCGGATCGTACGTCAGAAAGTTCTTGTCCCTCCATCGTGCGTCGCCCGCTCCTTGCCCTTTTGCGTCTGGGTTTGCGTCTTGCGCTGAGTTTGGCTCCAGTCTATATCGCCCATGTCCTCGTCGGATTCGTGTCTGTTTCGACCCGTGGCCTGCGATCGCGGCATGATTTGATTCAAGGGTGTGGTGGCTCGGCTCAAGCCTCTCTCTGCGGCGCGTATTTCATCCAGGGACCGCGTCCGATCAAATGCAGATTGTTTGTGTCGTAAACAAACAAGCGGCGAATTTGAATCCAACAACACAGCGTAATGAGGTCATATAGTGAGGATAGTACATTACTGGACAAATGGAGTATACCGATGCAGGGCAGAAGTCGAGAGCATAAAAGAAAATGAAAAAAGAGAATAAAATGTGAGAACAAACAGAATCATAATACCGAGTCCCGcaagatgtatatatgtccCCATACCGTGCAAACAAAACAGAAGAAATGAAAGGGAAAAAAACGAACTAGGTAGGATTACATGCTGACTACGTATCTTTGCTCCAAGGTAAAGAAGAGTACCGGAAAATCAAATCGATCATCTAATAgccctcttcttccccttttccttgtttCCATCACCTGGCGTAGGACTCTTGCTTGGGCCAGGTAGGCTCTCAGGAGTGAACGGTCGATACGAAGCTTCGCGCTTGGCAGCGGTTGTGATCGTGAGGGTGGGCACTGTAAGTGTCTTCTTAAAGTATGGGAGCTGTCGTGCAGGAAGAGGATCAACCCAAGTGTCAGGATGAGGTACCGGACGGTCCGTATGATCGTCCGGGAAGCCAAACGATATCGTTTCGCGTCTTGCAAGAGCCGGAAAATCCGATAGAGCGGTTGGACGAACGGGACGAGCGATAACGTGCTGTCGGGCAGAGGAAGGAACGACCTCTAGATCATTATCATCGATCCCCGTATATTCGTCACCCACAACCCGGCACTTGGAGACTAGCGCTCGCCTTTGGAGCCTAACAAGGACCGATTCCAAGTCGTATATGTATACTTGGGAGGGGCCGCAGGTCCAATCACCTGTTCGACTTCTTCAACCGACGCCTCGGACAGAGCGCTCCCCCATCCTTCATCGTCACTATCCAATTCAGCAACAAGTTGCTTGGCCTGTCCGACAACCTCGTCCACACCCCGTCGGCACGCCCCAGCCAATGGGGTCCAAAGTTTCCACATGCCCATTGTGCGGAGCGGAAAGTCGCCATCTGCGCAGTCGTCTGGGTCGTGGCCAATATCGGAATGAGGCGGCGAGGGCAAGGTCGTTCGATGTCTGGTAGGAGAAGCGACACTTCGTGCATCTGGGTCCGAGGGATGGCAATCCGAGTCCCATTCCGAGCCAGCGTCGTCGGAATCGCTCTCTAGGTCGCTTGCGGGGGGCGTCCGGATTCCATCGCTTGGAAGGGTTCGAATCGAATCGTTCCCAAAAGGTCGACTCATTCCACCCACCAGAGCCACCCTGCTCTCCTTTGAGCTCACAGGACTAGCCCAGACCTTCGTATTAGTGGGATTCGACCCTGTCTTGGCACTCGTGGACTCGATTCAACCTTTGACTGGTCAGGACTCGACATGACCCGTACACTAACTGGGCTCGACTCGGCCGACCTTGAGCCCGTATCACGGCGTCCCTCGAGTATTGGATCGTCCTGGTAAACCAATCGTGGGATCCGGCCAAATGCATGCGGGTTGGGGTTTTGAGGAATAACCGATTTCGAGGCGGTACGAGCACGACTCGAAGTCCACTCTgcccttcctcctcttccacTTCCCCAGAGACGT
The window above is part of the Rhizoctonia solani chromosome 7, complete sequence genome. Proteins encoded here:
- a CDS encoding non-structural maintenance of chromosome element 4, which gives rise to MAPKKISWQRTVATMQAQDLARDDDFLSHILVDTLASDRPLGVHKMDPTRPLPECDSRDILRIVRKLALTPVRDYLKKKTQRQINCFATHASRYFELYLPNGQIEIASTSRYTWKTGKSELCVLATQPLGAAAGTLISSEFKGQKIHELKGSIADLTNKEDDELRRSSGSASRDFSVIYSHQKGCNQLFLGPARFVNHDCNPNAELFRDGKYITFRVLRPIPVGEEITASYGPDYFGKQNKHCLCATCEGAGRGGYAPPGTYPETSDSEREKEFLKRQQKQQAEDANPSSDAQPTDTPDQPSPSKDPSALTGTTNTPLPPRRTIVPLVAVPSGVEDTAEGDHETTSYGDTDAEIVDVSDSEHEPEPNTDIELDDGRETDAGPLGAEETDAPMDISDDSDMDSPPRVKISLNPSSPPLSPRPTSRLTLADMLNADPDAQLSRLKLRARNSDTSSAPLSLNIPVPVKDPVPHGPAKRTRASVLSTPTDSAASTPSPSVPPEAVSRRSSSRLNPAKEKEKSAGASAATAQGQFPTPPLSDEGATRSLRSRASALTAPGPNASAQPQPQAQQPTARVTRRAFLKPAAPRRTSTPTTVQPRPEKKVARKGKDCQICFASLPKPNKDDPLPLRSRIKCFRCDRHYAIFGVDWPKRFVVGAAAASIEEESDEEQESDDQSVKPNSKKRPAPESDSENERERKKRHAERQARWEAKEAKRQRKMEKAARREEKARRREEKAKKGRRGSRGGRKGEARSCLCWDCGFDQGYVWWRDRGRGRGRQGACAASRVEVEWSRWKGNLRLSSRLSTSLGKWKRRKGRVDFESCSYRLEIGYSSKPQPACIWPDPTIGLPGRSNTRGTPPVSSKESRVALVGGMSRPFGNDSIRTLPSDGIRTPPASDLESDSDDAGSEWDSDCHPSDPDARSVASPTRHRTTLPSPPHSDIGHDPDDCADGDFPLRTMGMWKLWTPLAGACRRGVDEVVGQAKQLVAELDSDDEGWGSALSEASVEEVEQCRVVGDEYTGIDDNDLEVVPSSARQHVIARPVRPTALSDFPALARRETISFGFPDDHTDRPVPHPDTWVDPLPARQLPYFKKTLTVPTLTITTAAKREASYRPFTPESLPGPSKSPTPGHGSKQTRIRRGHGRYRLEPNSAQDANPDAKGQGAGDARWRDKNFLTYDPDMPESAKREVRVAYRQLMDATIEHGKDAKHISMDDMRQALTRANDAFSRVKGPSEAILDSHLLLNFASLTTQKAKSLKHDAGGFDDQDFVAQLVTFLGGRRADQGCTRYGFYARTIVVEQKKRQATQRAKLDKNKKEEVKPEELAAEDLKRSENETSENIKLVYRRLEQCQRINFFKFVINPTSFGQSVENMFYVSFMIRDAKIAFEVVDDEPFIYACDPPDQNDYAEGGIQKRQLVMELDVATWKRAIEVFNITESVIPTRDYSKNMQPPGKKGCLILLTLFTMTPNADLHSPPHAPVHLSSAGCSSTTPSSPVVGPFGQWGEQTEALRSFGMGSFVNKAKAMLRGKRHSYQWAGTSDLRADKDLSRPAAPRQSTLPSIPLPSTFGGFSRRPTRRRNGGSVQISSPTLISGPTFGWEPSFGGEDVWPLDTEADINREFVHIRSSRSHNYERRSSLPAGIDGHAKSDRYSRSMSASTLVPPDTSYLTVGPPRAGSVPNLRECGSTDFASSIDIPSEYGGVCSSPCMMDGLELGVSDTMAAISEAGLLDSLESEVLEEDAERLREALANMFPMVGVQTEVRQNLPTDATSFADRSHGTIDESLDGSNSPLYPLHTQERDELGQLQPTPESASELTLSTNLDIQSFGGPQEVEITSNDFCAPELGVTTELKTDLSRPILKPLHIENVAPRNMLHVPSSAPPKVPARSPSRPNLAQRAHSSPATVTLQTTPLRAPLQPCTPDLALNTSTLSRRGSGSSFRTERSRKTARSFGADVRSGRPPTLCLFQTRPGQTQTRSSRSANEWIVIRASPPRTLHPQRSNRGHPSDGLHMRSRLSLVGVQGLTNLSTKSGLRASQSRSALHTRSRARLYFHGVNPKLSTANLEGKLLRPSASARSLPEISNENSTPLTEAPNRPPRSPARPHPEDRQGTRTTRRTDRPQGPKLTAPFEAAIDRRFARSNFTVTPPPTPGLHRSRTTKGRPSGMSRKQELMEVHALAAGLGNNGTSLRRSPTIAVPPRNPAELPWAQGQPTGSNISHTIFISRTIWASSLLHFDSFLVSLSNSHVFIMDWPHSTHRTFLVSLLHRILRLLIL